In Chloracidobacterium sp., one genomic interval encodes:
- a CDS encoding undecaprenyl-diphosphate phosphatase encodes MDPLLLLKALILGVVEGLTEFLPVSSTGHLILFGDLLDFTGERAKVFTISIQLGAILAVCWEYRSKIVEVVRGIGTSLSANRFVLNIMIAFLPAAILGLLFIKTIKFYLFHPIPVATALIVGGVLILWAERRKHVIEVEQVDDMDWKHALKVGCAQCLALIPGTSRSGATIIGGLLFGLSRKAAAEFSFFLAIPTMFAATFYDLFKNRELLDANDLGLIAAGFVAAFFSALLAVRGLLKFVSNHDFTIFAWYRIVFGLVILVTAYTGVIGWSEM; translated from the coding sequence ATGGATCCTCTATTATTGTTAAAAGCGCTGATCCTCGGCGTGGTGGAAGGGCTTACCGAATTCTTGCCGGTTTCGTCGACCGGACACTTGATATTGTTCGGCGATTTGCTCGATTTTACCGGCGAACGTGCCAAGGTTTTTACCATTTCGATTCAGCTTGGCGCGATCCTGGCGGTTTGCTGGGAATATCGCAGCAAGATCGTTGAGGTGGTACGCGGCATTGGCACTAGCTTATCGGCTAACCGGTTTGTCCTCAATATCATGATCGCGTTTTTACCGGCTGCGATCCTGGGGCTGCTGTTCATCAAAACGATCAAATTCTACCTGTTTCACCCGATTCCGGTAGCAACTGCATTGATTGTCGGCGGGGTACTGATTTTATGGGCGGAACGCAGGAAGCATGTGATCGAGGTTGAGCAAGTCGACGACATGGATTGGAAGCACGCCTTGAAAGTCGGGTGCGCACAATGTCTGGCGTTGATTCCCGGCACGTCGCGCTCGGGCGCCACGATCATCGGCGGCTTGCTTTTTGGCTTGTCGCGCAAAGCGGCGGCGGAGTTTTCTTTTTTTCTTGCGATTCCGACCATGTTCGCTGCCACATTCTACGATTTGTTTAAAAATCGTGAATTGCTGGACGCAAACGATCTGGGTTTGATCGCGGCGGGTTTTGTCGCCGCATTTTTCAGCGCCTTGCTCGCCGTGCGTGGGCTGCTAAAGTTTGTCAGTAATCACGACTTCACGATTTTCGCCTGGTACCGGATCGTGTTTGGCCTGGTGATTTTAGTCACGGCTTATACCGGCGTGATCGGCTGGTCGGAGATGTGA
- the thiC gene encoding phosphomethylpyrimidine synthase ThiC encodes MSNKNIVAVNGAAAEEQTSDQVKLPASQKVYEGRVRTGSDSDRVSSYELRVPFREISLTPSRGADGRIEENPPVRVYDTSGPWTDTEQQHDVREGLPALRRQWIDARGDTEEYAGREILPQDNGYLTKGAEEIARVKDRGTLEEFPGLKRAPLRARTGHCVTQMHYARRGIITPEMEYVAIRENLGRNADTLVRTASRSDRSSLDHQHRGESFGASIPQYVTPEFVRDEVARGRAIIPANINHPESEPMIIGRNFLVKINANIGNSAIASSIEEEVEKMRWSTLWGADTVMDLSTGKNIHATREWILRNSPVPIGTVPIYQALEKVNGKAEDLTWEIFRDTLIEQAEQGVDYFTIHAGVRLAYVPMTARRTTGIVSRGGSIMAKWCLAHHEESFLYTHFREICEIMRTYDVSFSLGDGLRPGSIADANDEAQFAELDTLGELTKIAWEMDCQTMIEGPGHVPMHLIKENMDKQLEVCGEAPFYTLGPLTTDIAPGYDHITSGIGAAMIGWFGTAMLCYVTPKEHLGLPNKQDVKEGVITYKLAAHAADLAKGHPGAQYRDNALSKARFEFRWEDQFNLSLDPDKAQQFHDETLPQEGAKVAHFCSMCGPHFCSMKITQDVRDYAASQGVAEAEALSVGMAQKSAEFKEKGAEIYSKL; translated from the coding sequence AGCGACCGGGTCAGTAGTTATGAATTGAGAGTTCCGTTTCGCGAGATATCGCTGACGCCGTCACGAGGCGCGGACGGCAGAATTGAAGAAAATCCGCCCGTACGGGTCTATGACACAAGCGGGCCGTGGACCGACACCGAACAACAACACGACGTTCGCGAAGGCTTGCCCGCACTTCGCCGGCAATGGATCGATGCACGCGGCGATACGGAAGAGTACGCGGGCCGCGAGATTCTGCCGCAGGACAACGGCTATCTGACCAAAGGCGCCGAAGAGATCGCACGTGTGAAGGATCGCGGGACGCTGGAAGAATTTCCGGGCCTAAAACGCGCACCGCTGCGCGCCCGCACGGGCCATTGCGTGACGCAAATGCACTACGCCCGCCGCGGCATCATCACGCCCGAGATGGAATACGTCGCGATCCGCGAGAATCTCGGACGGAATGCGGACACTCTTGTCCGCACCGCGTCGCGAAGCGACCGGAGTTCCCTCGATCATCAGCATCGCGGCGAATCTTTTGGTGCGTCGATCCCCCAATACGTCACGCCCGAATTCGTCCGCGACGAGGTCGCACGCGGCCGAGCGATCATCCCTGCGAACATCAATCACCCGGAAAGCGAACCGATGATCATCGGCCGCAATTTCCTTGTAAAGATCAACGCCAACATCGGCAACTCGGCGATCGCTTCGTCGATCGAGGAAGAGGTCGAGAAGATGCGTTGGTCAACGCTCTGGGGAGCCGACACGGTGATGGACCTCTCGACGGGAAAGAACATCCACGCGACGCGCGAGTGGATCCTGCGCAATTCGCCCGTGCCGATCGGCACGGTTCCGATCTATCAGGCACTCGAAAAAGTGAACGGCAAGGCCGAAGATCTGACATGGGAGATCTTCCGCGACACGCTCATCGAACAGGCCGAGCAGGGCGTCGATTATTTTACGATCCACGCCGGCGTGCGCCTCGCTTATGTGCCGATGACCGCACGCCGTACGACCGGCATCGTCTCACGCGGCGGTTCAATTATGGCTAAATGGTGCCTCGCCCATCACGAAGAGAGCTTCCTTTACACGCACTTTCGCGAGATCTGCGAGATAATGCGCACCTACGATGTGAGCTTCTCGCTCGGCGACGGACTGCGGCCGGGCTCGATCGCCGACGCGAACGATGAGGCGCAGTTTGCCGAACTCGATACACTCGGCGAACTCACAAAGATCGCCTGGGAAATGGATTGTCAGACGATGATCGAGGGGCCGGGACACGTTCCGATGCACCTCATCAAAGAGAATATGGACAAGCAGCTCGAGGTCTGCGGCGAAGCTCCGTTCTACACGCTCGGGCCGCTGACGACCGACATCGCTCCCGGCTACGACCACATCACTTCAGGCATCGGAGCCGCGATGATCGGCTGGTTCGGAACCGCGATGCTCTGCTACGTTACGCCGAAAGAACACCTCGGCCTGCCGAACAAACAGGACGTGAAAGAAGGCGTCATCACATACAAACTCGCTGCACACGCTGCCGACCTCGCAAAGGGCCATCCCGGCGCTCAATATCGCGACAACGCTCTGTCAAAAGCGCGCTTTGAATTCCGCTGGGAAGATCAATTCAACCTGAGCCTGGATCCCGACAAGGCGCAACAATTCCACGACGAAACCCTGCCGCAGGAAGGCGCCAAGGTCGCGCATTTCTGCTCGATGTGCGGCCCGCACTTTTGCTCGATGAAAATCACCCAGGATGTACGCGATTACGCTGCCAGCCAAGGTGTTGCAGAAGCTGAAGCGTTGTCTGTGGGCATGGCGCAGAAATCGGCGGAGTTCAAGGAAAAGGGTGCGGAAATTTACAGCAAACTATAG